A DNA window from Candidatus Bodocaedibacter vickermanii contains the following coding sequences:
- the polA gene encoding DNA polymerase I — protein sequence MTDTQKTLCLIDGSGFIFRAFYALPPLSRPDGTPVGAVFGFTSMLMNLIETHKHDLWAVIFDAKRHNFRHELYPDYKANRASPPPELIPQFSLIRDVCKTFDVPSIEMEGYEADDLIATYAHQAAQDGYKVTVVSGDKDLMQLMNSDVELIDPIKNRVLTHEDVAKKFGVLPEKVADVQALMGDSTDNVPGIPGIGPKTASELITTYGDLEALLKNAHTIPQVKRRELIQTHADAARLSKQLVLLKADVPVIVPYQDLKPKQMDYSKVINFITEQGFHRLKSRALNFFENQATPHIIAEASTLKGSFTCIQTLDDLQHAITAIQSLGYVAIDTETDGLSTSTCNLIGISLAWNTEGGVYIPIHHKNAEGVRIPDQLSLDDIRPILLPILQNSGILKIGHNIKFDAEVLANHTLPLDSTISDTIVMSYTLDMGRNNHGLDELALKYFNYSMVSYKEAIATAPRLNRKEPTFDYVSIDTATTYAAEDAWITLMLHDTLKKRLVDEKCTGLYHSLDRPLIPVIIAMELEGVKIDIDYLNQLTETFENNCKQLEHHVFQLAGQEFNLGSPKQLSEILFETLNLPNDQKKGKSGHYSTDSDVLESLAFQGHQIAEHLLSWRQYNKLINTYTRLLPEKISPKTGRVHTNFGLTITTTGRLSSSDPNLQNIPIRTEAGRLIRKAFIADQGYKIVSFDYSQIELRLLAHIADIHELKEAFHHNQDIHTLTASHVLGIPVDQITPDQRRSAKAINFGIIYGISAFGLSNQLGVSKSQAQSYIDAYFQRYPGIKAYMDNTIQHARAHGYVTTLLDHKAYIRGLEDRNYSMRNYAERQAINAPIQGSNADIIKKAMIQIFDQITKHKMSAKMLLQVHDELIFEIPEQAVESEVPLIKSIMENAAKISVPIVVDCGVADNWADAH from the coding sequence ATGACAGACACTCAAAAAACACTCTGCTTAATTGATGGATCGGGATTTATTTTCAGGGCATTTTATGCGCTCCCACCTCTGTCACGTCCTGATGGTACGCCAGTGGGTGCAGTATTTGGATTTACGTCAATGCTAATGAACTTGATTGAAACGCATAAGCATGATTTGTGGGCGGTGATCTTTGATGCAAAACGCCACAACTTTCGCCATGAACTTTACCCTGATTACAAAGCAAATCGCGCATCCCCACCTCCAGAACTTATTCCTCAGTTTTCGTTGATTCGCGATGTTTGTAAAACCTTTGATGTTCCATCGATTGAGATGGAAGGCTATGAAGCCGATGATCTAATCGCAACCTATGCTCATCAAGCCGCACAGGATGGATATAAGGTAACGGTCGTATCGGGTGATAAAGATTTGATGCAGTTAATGAATTCTGATGTAGAGCTTATTGACCCTATTAAAAATCGCGTTCTAACGCATGAAGACGTTGCAAAAAAATTTGGAGTCTTACCTGAAAAAGTCGCAGACGTTCAAGCACTTATGGGAGATTCCACAGACAACGTCCCTGGTATCCCAGGCATTGGTCCAAAGACAGCCTCTGAATTAATTACAACGTATGGCGATCTTGAAGCCTTATTGAAAAATGCTCACACGATTCCGCAAGTTAAACGACGTGAACTGATTCAAACACATGCAGATGCTGCACGTTTATCAAAACAACTTGTCTTATTAAAAGCGGATGTTCCCGTGATCGTCCCCTATCAAGACTTAAAACCTAAACAAATGGATTATAGCAAAGTCATAAACTTTATTACGGAACAAGGCTTTCATCGCTTAAAATCAAGAGCCCTTAATTTCTTTGAGAATCAAGCTACTCCACACATTATCGCAGAGGCATCTACATTAAAAGGAAGCTTTACCTGCATTCAAACGCTTGATGATTTACAACACGCCATAACAGCGATTCAATCTTTGGGATACGTTGCCATCGACACCGAAACCGATGGATTAAGCACCAGCACCTGCAACCTTATAGGTATTTCATTAGCATGGAATACTGAGGGCGGAGTCTATATCCCTATCCATCACAAAAATGCTGAGGGCGTTCGCATTCCAGATCAGCTGTCTCTTGATGACATTCGCCCTATTTTATTACCCATCTTACAAAATTCTGGAATCTTAAAGATCGGGCATAATATTAAATTTGATGCGGAAGTATTAGCGAATCACACCCTCCCCCTAGATTCTACAATTTCTGACACCATTGTAATGTCGTACACTTTAGACATGGGGCGCAACAATCATGGATTGGATGAGCTAGCCTTAAAATATTTCAACTATTCAATGGTGTCGTACAAAGAAGCTATTGCAACAGCACCAAGACTGAATCGAAAAGAACCCACGTTTGACTATGTATCCATCGATACGGCGACAACCTACGCCGCAGAAGATGCATGGATAACCTTGATGTTGCATGATACGTTAAAGAAACGCCTTGTGGATGAGAAGTGCACGGGGCTATATCACTCATTAGATCGCCCATTAATTCCTGTCATCATTGCTATGGAATTAGAAGGTGTTAAAATTGATATCGATTACTTGAATCAATTGACTGAAACTTTTGAAAATAACTGTAAACAATTAGAACACCACGTGTTTCAATTAGCGGGTCAGGAATTCAATTTAGGGTCTCCCAAACAATTGTCAGAGATTTTGTTCGAAACCTTGAATTTGCCGAACGATCAGAAAAAAGGAAAGTCTGGTCATTACAGCACCGACAGCGACGTTCTTGAAAGCCTTGCATTTCAGGGTCACCAAATTGCAGAACACTTATTGTCATGGCGCCAGTATAACAAACTGATCAACACCTATACGCGTTTACTGCCTGAAAAAATCAGCCCCAAAACAGGTCGCGTTCATACGAATTTTGGATTGACCATTACAACAACAGGGCGGTTATCATCTTCGGATCCAAACTTGCAAAACATCCCAATTCGTACTGAGGCCGGACGATTGATCCGTAAAGCCTTCATCGCAGATCAGGGATATAAAATTGTATCGTTTGACTATTCTCAAATTGAGTTACGATTACTTGCTCATATCGCGGATATTCATGAATTAAAGGAAGCATTTCATCACAATCAAGATATCCATACATTAACGGCATCTCATGTGTTGGGGATCCCCGTTGATCAAATCACCCCCGATCAACGTCGCAGTGCAAAAGCCATTAACTTTGGAATCATTTATGGTATCAGCGCCTTTGGTTTATCCAATCAGTTAGGAGTATCCAAATCACAAGCTCAATCGTATATCGATGCTTATTTCCAACGCTATCCAGGGATTAAAGCCTATATGGACAACACCATTCAACACGCCAGAGCTCATGGATACGTAACAACATTACTGGACCACAAAGCTTATATTCGGGGACTAGAAGACCGCAACTATTCAATGCGCAACTATGCCGAGCGTCAAGCCATTAATGCTCCGATTCAAGGCTCCAATGCGGACATTATCAAAAAAGCAATGATTCAAATTTTTGATCAAATCACAAAACACAAGATGTCTGCAAAAATGTTATTGCAAGTTCATGACGAATTGATCTTTGAAATCCCAGAGCAAGCCGTTGAGTCAGAAGTTCCTCTCATTAAATCAATTATGGAAAATGCTGCAAAAATCAGCGTTCCTATTGTGGTAGACTGCGGTGTCGCCGACAATTGGGCAGACGCACATTAG